A stretch of the Lolium perenne isolate Kyuss_39 chromosome 3, Kyuss_2.0, whole genome shotgun sequence genome encodes the following:
- the LOC127343396 gene encoding uncharacterized protein, whose protein sequence is MARCSPPLLRRFFCCAAKSSSNTAAAGHKKKNIVFLGSPQVAASVLDTLLAASSSPDSTFQVAAVVTQPPAAKNRGRKLLPSAVAQLALDRGFPGDLIFTPERAGEESFLSDLKEVRPELCITAAYGNILPQRFLDIPPCGTVNIHPSLLPLYRGAAPVQRALQDGVAETGVSLAYTVRALDAGPVIACKRFSVDDFIKAPELLAILFNIGSKLLLDELPSVLDGSAKQKAKPQDDSKVTLAPKMNSDESWLTFDQDAKVLHNKVRAFAGWPGTRAKLQLMNQNGEPDVLDIKVINTKVSASCDKTGDENEVLFSGNSLLIPCNGSTWLEVLELQLPGKKVTTARDFWNGLRGRKLLKSP, encoded by the exons ATGGCGCGTTGCTCCCCGCCGCTGCTGCGCCGCTTCTTCTGCTGCGCCGCCAAATCCTCCTCcaacaccgccgccgccggccacaaGAAGAAGAACATCGTCTTCTTGGGATCCCCCCAG GTGGCTGCCTCGGTGCTGGACACGCTGCTGGCCGCGTCCAGCTCCCCCGACTCCACGTTCCAGGTCGCCGCCGTCGTGACGCAGCCGCCGGCCGCCAAAAACAGGGGTAGGAAGCTGCTGCCGTCGGCCGTCGCGCAGCTGGCGCTCGACCGAGGGTTCCCCGGCGACCTTATCTTCACCCCCGAGCGCGCTGGGGAG GAGTCCTTCTTGTCTGACTTGAAGGAAGTGAGACCAGAACTTTGCATCACTGCTGCTTACGGAAACATTTTGCCACAGAGGTTTCTTGATATCCCACCATGTG GTACAGTTAATATACATCCAAGTTTGTTGCCTCTATATCGTGGCGCAGCTCCTGTGCAGAGGGCATTGCAG GATGGTGTTGCAGAAACAGGTGTTTCCCTTGCATATACTGTCCGTGCCTTGGATGCAGGTCCAGTGATTGCTTGCAAAAGGTTTTCTGTTGACGACTTCATCAAG GCACCAGAGCTGCTTGCTATATTATTCAATATAG GGTCCAAGCTACTGCTGGATGAACTACCATCTGTTCTCGATGGTTCAGCTAAGCAAAAGGCAAAGCCACAGGATGACTCCAAAGTTACACTGGCGCCCAAG ATGAATTCTGATGAATCATGGCTGACATTTGACCAAGATGCTAAAGTTCTCCATAATAAG GTGCGAGCATTTGCAGGATGGCCAGGAACCCGCGCAAAACTGCAACTCATGAACCAAAATGGCGAACCCGATGTTCTAGACATTAAGGTTATCAATACGAAGGTATCCGCATCCTGTGACAAAACTGGAGATGAAAACGAAGTACTATTCTCAGGGAACTCGCTGCTGATTCCCTGCAATGGATCAACTTGGCTTGAG GTGTTGGAGCTTCAGCTACCTGGAAAGAAGGTAACTACAGCTCGGGACTTCTGGAATGGTTTGCGTGGTCGGAAGCTGTTGAAGTCACCATAG
- the LOC127343398 gene encoding uncharacterized protein produces MARCSPQLRRHFFCSAAKSASNTAADGPKRKNIVFFGSPQVAASVLDTLLAASSSPDSAFQVAAVVTQPPATKNRGRKPLPSAVAQHALDRGFPGDLIFSPKRAGEESFLSDLKEVRPELCITAAYGNILPQRFLDIPPCGTVNIHPSLLPLYRGAAPVQRALQDGVGETGVSLSYTVRALDAGPVIAYERLSVDDFIKAPELLAILFNIGSKLLLDELPSVLDGSAKQKAKPQDDSKATLAPKMNFDESWLTFDEEAKLLHNKVRAFAGWPRTRAKLQLMNQNGETEALDIKVISTKVSTSCDQTGDENEVLFSGNSLLIPCNGSTWLEVLELQLPGKKATTARGFWNGLRGRKLLKSP; encoded by the exons ATGGCGCGTTGCTCCCCGCAGCTGAGGCGCCACTTCTTCTGCTCCGCTGCCAAATCCGCCTCGAACACCGCCGCTGACGGCCCCAAGAGGAAGAACATCGTCTTCTTCGGATCCCCCCAG GTAGCTGCCTCCGTCCTGGACACGTTGCTGGCTGCGTCCAGCTCCCCCGACTCCGCATTTCAGGTCGCCGCCGTCGTGACGCAGCCGCCGGCCACCAAGAACAGGGGGAGGAAGCCGCTGCCGTCGGCCGTCGCGCAACACGCGCTCGATCGAGGTTTCCCTGGCGACCTTATCTTTTCCCCCAAGCGCGCTGGGGAG GAGTCCTTTTTATCTGACTTGAAGGAAGTGAGACCAGAACTTTGCATCACTGCTGCTTACGGGAACATTCTGCCACAGAGGTTTCTTGATATCCCACCATGTG GTACAGTTAATATACACCCAAGTTTGTTGCCTCTGTATCGTGGTGCAGCTCCTGTGCAGAGGGCATTGCAG GATGGTGTTGGAGAAACAGGTGTGTCCCTTTCGTACACTGTCCGTGCCTTGGATGCAGGTCCAGTGATTGCTTACGAAAGGCTTTCTGTTGATGACTTCATTA AGGCACCAGAGCTACTTGCTATATTATTCAATATAG GGTCTAAGCTACTGCTGGATGAACTACCATCTGTTCTTGATGGTTCAGCTAAGCAAAAGGCAAAGCCACAGGATGATTCCAAAGCTACACTGGCGCCCAAG ATGAATTTTGACGAGTCATGGCTGACATTTGATGAagaagctaaacttcttcataacAAG GTGCGAGCATTTGCAGGATGGCCACGAACCCGCGCAAAACTGCAACTCATGAACCAAAATGGTGAAACTGAGGCTCTAGACATTAAGGTTATCAGTACAAAGGTTTCCACATCCTGTGACCAAACCGGAGATGAAAATGAAGTACTATTCTCAGGGAACTCACTGCTGATTCCCTGCAATGGATCAACTTGGCTTGAG GTGTTGGAGCTTCAGCTACCTGGAAAGAAGGCAACTACGGCTCGGGGCTTCTGGAATGGTCTCCGTGGTCGGAAGCTGTTGAAATCACCATAG